CCGTCCGCTCTCTGCGCGTCGCATCGAGAACCACGAACCTCCGTTGATGGTCCTGGACGACCCGCGACGCTTTTGTTCCTCCCCGATCATCCTGCCGCTCGACGTCTTTCACCACGTCGTTCGCCACTTCAACGGCCGAAACAGTCTTGCCGACGTGGAACGACTCGCCTTTGAGTCGAGCGGGCAGCGACTGGGCCTCCATTACGTGCGTCGACTGGTCAACGACCTTGACCGCGCCCTGGCTCTCGAAGGACCTACCCTCGACGCCGCCGTGCAAGCCTATCACGACGCCTCTGAACGTCCCGCCGCTCTTGCTGGCCGGTCTTATCCCTCCGACCGCCTGCGACTCGCCGCCGATCTCGACCGCTACTTCCGAGCGCGAGGCGGGGCGGGCCCGATGGCGCTGGCCGGGCCGGATCGCGGGCAGGACACGCGGGCCGACTCTCCCCGCCTTCGCGCGGTGGTCAGCCCGCACATCGACTTCCCCCGCGGCGGAGCGACTTACTCCTGGGCCTACAAACGCCTCGTCGCGGAGAGCGACGCCGAGATCTTCGTCGTCCTGGGCGTCGCGCACCAGTTCTGCCGCAGCCGGTTTGTCCTCACGCGGAAGGATTTCGCGACTCCGTTCGGGACCGTGAAGACCGACCAGCCGTTCCTCGATCAGATCGTCGCCCACGCCGGCGAGGGCCTGTTCAACGACGAACTTGTCCACAGGTCGGAGCACTCGATCGAGTTCCAGGCCGTGTTTCTGAAGCACGTCCTGGGGAATCGGCCCTTCACGATCGTGCCGATCCTGGTCGGCTCGTTCCACGACTTCGTCGAACGCCAAATCGACCCGATCGAGGATCCCGAGATCGCCCGGTTCATCTCCGCGCTCAAGGAGGCCGAGCGGGAAAGCGGCAAGAAGGTCGCTTATATCGGCGGCGTGGACATGTGCCACGTTGGGCCGGAGTTCGGCGATCCCGACCGCGTGGACGCCGGCTTTCGCGACCGAATCCGTCGTTTCGACCGGGAGATGATCGACCGCGCCGAGGCGTGCGACCCCGCCGGCTGGTTCCGGACGGCCGCCGAGGTGGGCGATCGATGGAGAGTCTGCGGCCTGGCCGCCACGTACACCATGCTTCACGCTCTGGGACCAGCGCAGGGCCGATTGCTGCGGTACGATCAGGCCGTCGACGACCACGAGCGAAGCTGCGTGAGCTTCGCCAGCATGGTTTTTCATGAGGCTCCGACGGCTTAAGCCGCGGCGGCGACGCCGTGGGGCGGTCCCTGGTTGACTCCGCGGCGGTGGGCTACAATGGACGGCCCCGCAGCGCCCGGCAGAGTCGCCGGCCGTGCATCGCCCAGGAGAAGCGAGAGCTCGATGAGCGCAGAGGCTCGGTCCAAGCTGGTGATCCTCGGGATCGGAGACGACGGAACCGCCGGGTTGACCGAAGCTTCGCGGAAGCTCCTGGCCGAGGCCGACGTGATTCTGGGAGCCCGCTCGACGCTGGATCAGGTCGGGCGCGTCGCCGGCAGGAAGCAAGTGCTGGAGGCCGAGATGCCCGCCGCGCTGGAGCAAGTGCGCGAGGCCCGCTCGGCCCTTCGGCCGGTCCTTGTCTGCGGCGGCGACCCTCTGTTCTACGGAGTCGCCCGCTACCTGTGCGATCGCCTGGGTAAGGACGGATTCGAGGTCGTCCCGCACGTCAGCAGCATGCAGTTGGCCTTCGCCCGGGTGAAGGAAAGCTGGGAAGACGCCTACCTCACCAGCCTGGCCGGCAGGCCGCTGGAGCCGGTGCTCGATCGGATCCGCACCGCTGAGAAGGTGGGCCTCTTCTCCAGCGATCAGCACCAGCCGAACAAGGTGGCGCGCGCGCTGCTGGACCACGGCGTGGATTACTTTCGGGCGTACGTCTGCGAGAACCTGGGCTCGCCCGACGAGCGCGTGACGCAGGCCGAACTCTCCGAACTGGCGGAGATGGAATTCTCGCCGCTGAACGTGTTGATTTTGATCCGCAAGCCGGGACGTCCCGACCGGCCCAATCTCGGCGGCGGTCGGCGGATCTTCGGCAATCCTGACGACGTGTTCGAGCAAAGCCGGCCGGCGTCGGGCCTTGTGACGCAGGCGGAGGTGCGGGCGATGGCCCTGGCCCAACTCGACATCCGGCCGACGAGCGTGGTGTGGGACATTGGCGCCGGCAGCGGTTCGCTGGCCATCGAAGCGGCGCAGCTCGCCAGTTTAGGCACCGTTTTTGCGATTGAGCCTGAAGCCGCCGACGTGGCGCTGATCGAATCGAATGCGCAGGCGTTCGGGACGGCCAACGTCCGAACCGTCGCCGGCCGCGCGCCGGAGGCGCTGGCTGATTTGCCCGATCCGGACGCTGTGTTCATTGGTGGCCTGGCGCGGCAATTCGAGCCGCTCATCGAGGCGGCGTTCGGCCGGCTCCGCAGCGGCGGGACGCTGGTGCTCAACGTGGCGACCGTGGAGTCGCTGTCGTCGTCCTATCAGGCGATGAAACGGTTGGGGGTTCCCGTCCGCGTCTGGAACGTCATGATCGCCCGGGGCGTCGAGCAGATGGACACTCTCCGATTCGATGCGATTCCCCCGTCGTTTCTGCTGGCCGCGACGAAGGCGGCCTCGGGCCGGAGCTGAAGCCGGGGAGCGACCCCGAGGAAGATTCAAGGCATGCCAGCGACCGACGTGGAACTGGACCTGATCGCCGTGGGGGCGCACCCCGACGACATCGAAATCGCCTGCGGCGGTACGCTCGCCAAGCTGGCCCGCAAGGGCTACGCCGTGGGGATCGTCGACCTGACCGACGGCGAGCCGACTCCGCAGTCGCCCGGTCCCGACGTCCGCCTGGAGGAGGCTCGCCGCGCCGCCGAGATCCTGGGCGTGCAGACGCGGATCAACCTGAATCTTCCCAATCGACGCCTGTTCGACTGCTTCGAGGCCCGGCTCGCCCTGGCGAA
This genomic window from Paludisphaera rhizosphaerae contains:
- the amrB gene encoding AmmeMemoRadiSam system protein B, with product MPASERPRLRPLSARRIENHEPPLMVLDDPRRFCSSPIILPLDVFHHVVRHFNGRNSLADVERLAFESSGQRLGLHYVRRLVNDLDRALALEGPTLDAAVQAYHDASERPAALAGRSYPSDRLRLAADLDRYFRARGGAGPMALAGPDRGQDTRADSPRLRAVVSPHIDFPRGGATYSWAYKRLVAESDAEIFVVLGVAHQFCRSRFVLTRKDFATPFGTVKTDQPFLDQIVAHAGEGLFNDELVHRSEHSIEFQAVFLKHVLGNRPFTIVPILVGSFHDFVERQIDPIEDPEIARFISALKEAERESGKKVAYIGGVDMCHVGPEFGDPDRVDAGFRDRIRRFDREMIDRAEACDPAGWFRTAAEVGDRWRVCGLAATYTMLHALGPAQGRLLRYDQAVDDHERSCVSFASMVFHEAPTA
- the cbiE gene encoding precorrin-6y C5,15-methyltransferase (decarboxylating) subunit CbiE, which encodes MSAEARSKLVILGIGDDGTAGLTEASRKLLAEADVILGARSTLDQVGRVAGRKQVLEAEMPAALEQVREARSALRPVLVCGGDPLFYGVARYLCDRLGKDGFEVVPHVSSMQLAFARVKESWEDAYLTSLAGRPLEPVLDRIRTAEKVGLFSSDQHQPNKVARALLDHGVDYFRAYVCENLGSPDERVTQAELSELAEMEFSPLNVLILIRKPGRPDRPNLGGGRRIFGNPDDVFEQSRPASGLVTQAEVRAMALAQLDIRPTSVVWDIGAGSGSLAIEAAQLASLGTVFAIEPEAADVALIESNAQAFGTANVRTVAGRAPEALADLPDPDAVFIGGLARQFEPLIEAAFGRLRSGGTLVLNVATVESLSSSYQAMKRLGVPVRVWNVMIARGVEQMDTLRFDAIPPSFLLAATKAASGRS